The Deinococcus betulae DNA window CTGGGCCACATGCTTGCCGTTTCCAGCCGTTATTTAGGACGGCACCGCATGACCGTAGGCTCGGTGGTGAAGTTCTGCCTGCTCTGTCTGACGGTCTGTCCTACAGGCATCGGAACGGCCTCAGCGCACTCGGGCAAGCCCGCCGCCTTCTCCAGCCTGCCGCGCCCTACAGGACAGTACGGGCTGCCTTTTGCCTCGCCGCCTGGGCCAGACACCTGGTTGCTGGGTCAGTTCTATGGCAACACGGCCTTTGCCTACGAGCAGCGGCGCACCCTGTACGGCAACGGTCAGGGCATGCACTTTGGGCTGGATTTCAGCGCGCCCTGCGGCACCCCCGTCGTGGCGATTACCGATGGGGTCGTCTCGGAGGTGGACGGCCCGCACGGTTCTGCGCCGCACAACCTGGTGATCAACCATCCAGACGGCCTGTCCAGCCTGTACGGGCATCTGCTGAGTAAGCCAGCGGTCAAAGTAGGGCAGCGTGTGCGGCGCGGCGAGGTGGTGGCCCGGTCGGGCGACTCGCAGGGCACGTGCGTGTCTGAGCCGCACCTGCATCTGGAGATCCGCGACCACTCGCATCAGCTGCTCTTTAACCCAGTGGGCTACCTGCGGGCCGACTGGGCTTCTCTGGGGTTGGTCAATCCAGATATGGCCGGCGCGGGTTTTCAGCAGGACCTGCGCCAGCCCAGCGCCTGGCAGACGCCCGAAGATCAACCGAGCGTCCGACTGCACGGCCCGCTGCTGAACAATTTCGCGCAGCCCTGGCCGCCCCTCGCTCCACGTACGCCGGTGAAGAAATGAGGCGGAATCTGTTCTGGCGCTTCACTCTGCTGGCAACCCTCCTGACTTCTCCAGCGCTGGCGGCCACCTACACGGTCAAGGCGGGCGACACCCTCTACAGTTTGGCCCGGTCGATGGGCCTTACGGTGGCGCAGCTTCAGGCACTCAACGGCCTAACCGGGACGAATCTGAAGGTGGGCCAGGTGTTGGCGTTGCCCGGCGTGGGCGTTCCGTCCGTTTCACCCGCGCCCTTATCCGTCCCAACCCCTTCAGAGGTGCCGAATCTAGATCCTGCTGCCGGGCGTGTTTCCCGGTCCGGCTGCTGTCCCCACCCTGTCTGGGCGGCAGATGGAGAATCCCTGCTGTTCTTGGATCGGCCCGCGAGTCGGGAAGTGGGCCTGTACAGCGTCCCAGCCGACGGCACAGAGCCGAGCGGCACATGGCGCCTTCCGCCGACGCTGCTTTCAGAGAGTGGCCTGTATGGGTTGCAGCCCACAGGCGCGGCGACGGCGCGGGCCGTACCGCTCGGCGACCCCTTAGGGGTACCAGTTACGGTGCCCACCAGTGGCCGGGACGCTATGTGGTCGCTGGGTGGCCGCCTGGCCTGGCCGACGTACGGCGCAGGCGACCGGACCGACTGGATTCCCCTCACCGTCTTTGCCGCCGATCCTTTCCGGGGGAAGACCCCGGTTGCTTCCCGCCCGGTGGTCACTGTGTATGGAGGACGGCTGGTGGGCTGGCTGAACGAAGACACGCTGCTGGTGACGGGGCGCCTGGCCCGGAATGATGCCCGGCGCTCGGTGCTGACGGTTGACCTGGCCACAGGCCGAACGCGCGTATTGGCGCAGGGCCAACAGCTGAGCGGTGTGCGGGCCAGTCCGGACGGCACCCAGGTCCTGTTCCAAGTCACGCTGGACACGGCAGGACGCAACGGGTTATTTGTCGTCGCCGTGGCCGGCGGAGCGGCCTGGCCCGTGCCGACCTTCGGCTCTGGCCGCTGGCAAGACAACACGCGGCTGCTCCTCATACCTTACGAGCCTGGCCTGGCCTCACACCGTCTGTTGCGCGTCGACGTGACCACAGGGCAGACGGAAGAACTTCTGTCCCTTGCCGACAAGATCGCGGGCGACGACTGGCAGGTGGCGCCAGATGGCCTGCGCGTGGTCTACCGCAGCGCGCAGGACCAATCGCTGCGCGTCCTGCCTGTTTTGCGCTAACCAGCCAAGCGGAGGTCGCCTTGAAGGTCGCTGTGCACCTGCTCGTCGAGCCGGCGGAGGGTGGCGCGCCCCAGCCGCCTCTCCCCTGTCCTATTGAACTGGTCGTGCGCGAGTTCTCGGGACTGGCCCCTTCAGACCTGCACAGACACCACCCTTGAGACGCTCGACTCGCTGATGCCAGCTGGCGGTCAGCTTTGGCGTATCTGTGCCACACGATTCATTCGAGATGTGTCCGGCGCAGGTCGGCCATCTGCTGCACCTGATCTGCACGGTTGGCCGCCGGGTCGCCCGCGAGATAACGCTCCTCGACCGGGCGATACTGGTAGCTCCACTCGCTGATCGCCATCAGGACCGGGTAGAGAGCGACGCCCTTCTCGGTCAGCCGGTAGATGACCTTCTGGGCATGGTCCGGGTCGGGGGCGGCAGTCACGATGTCCTGTGCCAGCAGCAGTTTCAGGCGGTCAGCCAGGATGTTCGACGAGATGTGTTCCTCGGAGGCCAGCATCTCCCGGAAATGGCGCTTGCCCCCGAACATCAGGTCGCGGACGATGAGCAGCGTCCAGCGGTCGCCAAAAATGTCCAGCCCCAGGCTCACCGGACAGCCCGAGCGAACGGAGTCGTCGCCTTGCTTCTTCACTGGTTGCATTATCGCACCAGTTTAACTAGGCTGCAACCGGTTCGGGAATGCAACCGCTTTTGATTCGGCTCTGCCTGTCCCGGCCAGGAGGCTTACCCATGCCGAACGACCTGCACACCAACGCCGACCCGCTCACCTCTCTGCCGCACGATACCCGGCTCGCGGGCCAGAAGGCCATCGTCACCGGCTCCACGAGCGGCATCGGTGAGGCCATCGCCCATGTCCTGGCCGCCTCGGGCGCCGAGGTCGTGGTCAGTGGCCGCGACGCCGCCCGCGCCCGGCGGGTCGCGGACGCCGTCACCTCGGCCGGGGGCCGGGCCTGGGCCGTGCCCGCCGACCTCTCCGGCTCCTACGCCGAGCTGCGGGCCTTCGCGCAGGCGGCCACGGCAGCTTTCGGCGGCGGGGTGGACATCCTCGTCAACAACGCCGGGGTCTATCCGGTCACGCCGACCGAGCTGCTCCCGGACCACGACCTTGACGCGCTGCTGGCCACGAACATTCGGGCGCCGCACGTGCTCGTCGCGGCGCTCGCACCCGGTATGGCCGCGCGGGGATCGGGCCACATCGTCAACATCGGGTCCTGGATGGGCCGGGTCGGCACCACCAGCGGGGCGATGTACACCGCCTCTAAGGCCGCCCTGGAGCAGATGACCCGCAACTGGGCGGCGGAATACGGCCCGCGCGGCGTCCGGGTCAACACGGTCGCCCCCGGCGCGACCCTGACGCCGGGCAACGCCGACCTCGCCGCCGTCCTCGACGCGATGACCTCCGCGACCGTGTCCGGCCGGCCGGTCCGGCCTATCGACGTCGCCTACGGCGTCCGGTTTCTCGTCTCTTCCGAGGCCGCGTTCGTCCAGGGCAACATTCTGGATGTCGACGGGGGCATGCTCAGCACCAGACTCCGGTTCTAGGGGGGCTGCCGGGGGGGCGCCCGGTCTCTCACCGGCGCGCCCCCCTGGCCCCACTTCCAGGCTTCAGCCCGTGACCGGCGAGCGCTCCTCGGCCACGTCGGTCGTCTGCCCGGCCCCGACCCGGAACAGCGCGTCCGAGCCCTCACGGCGCGGCAGGTCGGCCAGCGTGCGCGGCCAGTCGAAGGACAGCCGCCCGGTGAAGGGCCGCGCGCCCAGCAGCACGTCGGCCAACCCAGCCCCCTCGCTGCCGGGCAGCCACGCGGCGACGAAGGCGTCCCAGCCTTCCAGGTCCGGCGCGACGATCAGGGGGCGGCCCGAGTACAACACCACGGCCACCTGGTCGCAGCGGGCCCGCATCCGCGCGACGAGGGCGCGGTGCTCGTCGGTCAGGGCCAGCGACGAGCGGTCGCCCATGCCCTCGGCGTAGGGTTCCTCGGCCAGTACGACGAGGCCCACAGGAAAGCGTTCCTCGCCCTCGCCGGCCGGGGCATACTCAATCCGGCGCCCGCCGGCCCCGGCCCGCAGCCCCTCCAGCAGCGTGGTGCCGGTCGTCGTCGCGCCCTCGCCGCCCATCCAGGTGATCGTCCAGCCGCCGCATTGCAGGCCCAGGTCGTCGGCGGCCTTTCCGGCCACGAGCAGGCGGGCATCTTCGGGCAGCGGAAACACGCCTCCGTTCTTGAGGAGCACGGCCGACTTGGCGGCGGCCTCGCGGGCCAGGGCGCGGTGGGCGTCCGAGCCGACCTCGGAGAGCAGCGCCGGGTCGGTGTGCGGTTGCCCGAACAGCCCCAGGGCGTGCTTGGTGTTCAGGATGCGGCGCACGGCGTCGTCGATGCGCTCGCCACTGACCTCGCCCGCCTCCACAGCGCGGCGCAGCGAGGCGATGAAGCTCTCGTAGTCGAAGGGCACCATCACCATGTCCACACCCGCGTTGACGGATTCGCGCACGGCCGTGTCGAAATCGGGCGACACCTGCTGCACGCCCTCCCAGTCGGAGACGACGAAGCCCTCGAAGCCCAGCTCACCCTTGAGCACGTCGGTGATGAGATAGCAGTGCGCGTGCATCTTGAGGCCCTGCCAGCTGCTGTAGGAGACCATCACGTTCAGGGCCCCGGCCTCGATAGCGGCGCGGTAGGGCGGCAGGTGTACGGCGCGCAGCGTCTCCTCGTCAATGGTCGAGTCGCCCTGGTCGATCTGCCACGCCCCCTTGTCGAGCAGGGTCACGAAATCCTCGCCCATCTGGGCGATCGCCAGCGTGCGGTCGTGGTCGGGGTCGGTCATGCGGGCGCGCTTGCCGCTGCCCCAGTCGGTCGCCCCGTCGGCGATGAAGTGCTTGACCGAGGGCAGCACGGCGGTGGCTGAGTTCCAGCCCTCGCCCTTGAAGCCCTCCACGAGCGCGGCGGCCAGCCGGCCCACGAGCGCCGGGTCCTGGCCGTAGCCCTCGTAGCTGCGGCCCCAGCGGAAGTCCTGCGGGATGCTCACGGCGGGCGCGAAGGCCCAGCGCACATTCGTGGCGGCGGCCTCCAGCGCGGTCGCGCGGCCGATGCGGCGCAGCAGTTCCGGGTCGTTCGTCGCCCCCAGACCGACGTTATGCGGGAAGATGGTCGCCCCCACCACGTTGTTGTGCCCGTGCACGGCGTCCGAGCCGTAGAGGAGCGGGATCTTCAGGCGCGACTCCTGCGCCTCGGCGATAAAGGCCGTCACCATGTCGCGCCAGCCCCGGGGGCTGTTGGGGTCGGGGTTGCCGCCGCCGCCGCTCAGGACCGAGCCCAGGCCGAGGCGGGCCACGTCGCCGGGCTTCACGCTGTTCTTTTCGGGCTGGGTCATCTGGCCGATCTTTTCGTCCAGGGTCATGCGCGCGAGGAGGTCTTCTACGAAGGGGATGTGCTGGGGCATGGAAACGTCCTTGTACGGAAAAATCCGGATCAGATCTGGGCGTGGGGGGCCGCAGGCCGCTGGGAATGGCCCTGCTGTTCGGGCAGGGTCGGCTGCGCGGCCAGCACCGGGTCGTGGAGGATGCAGCGGGCCTGGTGCCCCGGCCCCACGTCGTACAGACGGGGCAGGCCCTCGCGGCACGCGGCGCGGGCGTGCGGGCAGCGCGGCTCGAAGGGGCAGCCGGGCGGCAGGTGGCCCAGGTCGGGCACCTCGCCGCGCGCCTCCAGCGGGCCGGCCCCGAAGTTGCCCTCGGGCTTGGGCGCGGCGCTCCGCAGCAGCTGCGTGTAGGGCATCTGGGGGGTGCCGATCACCGCCTCGGAAGGGCCGATCTCGACGAGGTGTCCGGCGTACATCACGGCGACGCGGTCACTCATGTAGCGCGCGCCCGCGAGGTCGTGGGTGATGAACAGCATGGACAGGCCCTCCTGGTCGCGCAGGTCGAGCAGCAGGTTCATGATGTCGAGCCGGATGGACACGTCGAGCGCCGAGGTCGGCTCGTCGGCCAGGATCACGCCCGGGCGCGCGGCCAGGGCGCGGGCGATCACCACCCGCTGGCGCTGCCCGCCCGAAAGTTCGTGGGGCCGTTTGGCGGCGTAGTCCGCGCCGGGCGAGAGGCCCACGCGCTCCAGCAGCGCCGCCACCTGCGGCCCCACCTCGCGCCCGCGCGCCAGTCCGTGAATCTGGAGAGGCCGCCCCACGATGTAGCCGACCGTGTGCAGCGGGTTGAGGCTGGCGAAGGGGTCCTGGAAGATCATCTGGACCTGCCGGCGAAACGACTGCAGCGAGCGGCCCGAGAGCCGCGCGGGGACCGGCTGGCCGTTCAGGCGCAGCGCGCCGCGCGTCGGCTCGTGCAGGCGCGAGAGCAGGCGGGCGACGGTGCTCTTGCCGCTGCCGGACTCGCCCACCAGCCCCAGCACCTCGCCGCGCCCGAGGGTGAGGGTCACGTCGTTCACGGCGGTCACGCTGCGGCCGGACCTCCCCACGGTGAACACCTTGGTCAGGCCATCGAGTTCCAGGGCGGGGACGGTCGGCATGGCGTCAGTCGGCGGCATCGGGGTACTCCTGGGGTTTGACGGCGCTGGAGTGCAGGAAACACGCGACGCGGTGGCCCGGCGCGATCTCCACGCTGGCGGGTTTCTGTGTGTCGCATCTGCCGGGCATGCGGCTCGGGCAGCGGTCGAAGAAGGGACAGCCCGGCAGCTCGGCGCTCAGCGGTGGCGGCCGGCCCGGAATGCCGCCCCGGCGCTCGCGCGGGCCGTCCAGCGGCGGGAAGGCGTGCATCAGGCGCTCGGTGTAGGGGTGCAGCGGGCGGGCATAGAGGTCGGCGGCCGGCGCCTCCTCGATGATCTCGCCCGCGTACATGATGGCGATGCGGTCACTCATCTCGACGAGCAGCGACAGGTCGTGCGTGATGAAGATGACCGAGATGCCCAGGCGGCGGCGGGCCGCGTCGATTTCCTGGAGAATCTGGCGCTGCACCACCACGTCGAGCGCCGTGGTCGGCTCGTCCATCACGACGAGTTTGGGTTCGAGGGCCAGCGCGATGGCGATCACCACGCGCTGCTTCATGCCGCCGGAGAGCTGGTGCGGGTAGGCGCCCAGGTAGTCCGGGCGGATGCCCACCAGCTCGAACAGCGCGCGGGCGCGGGCCTCCAGCCGGGCCGGGTCCTTCACGCCGTGCGCCTGCATCGCGTCGTACACCTGTTCGCGCACGCGCAGCACGGGGTTGAGGATGTTCATGCTCGCCTGGAACACCACCGAGTAGTCGCGCCAGCGCACCCAGCGCAGCTCCTCGGGGCTCAGCGACAGCAGGTCCTGGCCCGACAGGCGCGACTCGCCGCCGAAGACCGTGCCCGGGGCTTCGAGCAGCCGCGTCGCCGCGAAGGCCAGGGTGGACTTGCCGCAGCCCGACTCGCCCGCCAGCCCCACGAACTCGCCGGGCGCGATGTCCAGCGACACGTCGCGCACGGCCCGCACGCGCCCGCTGCCCGCGCGGCCGGTGCGCGGCGTGAGGTAGCCGGCATCGAGGTGCGAGACGGCCAGCAGCGGCGCGGCGGTCGGGGCGGGCGTGGCGGCCAGGGCCGGGGCCGTCTTCGCCCGGCCCGCCGGACGCCGGTCCCTGCGGCGGCCCATCCCCGCATTCACGATGCGCGGGTTGGTGATCTCGTCGATGCCGAAGTTGATGAGCGCGAAGGCCGTGCCCAGCAACGCGATCATCAGGCCCGGCGCGGCGATCCACCACCACGCACCCTGGAGGAGCGCGCCGCGCGCCCCGGCCCAGTACAGCATGGTGCCCCAGGTGACCTGCGATACGTCACCCATGCCCAGGTAGGCCAGCCCGGCCTCCGAGAGCACGGCGTAGAGCGCGGTGCCGAAGAAGCTCGCCGCGATGAGGCCCGCGAGGTTGGGCAGCATCTCCGCGAAGATGATGCGCAGCGGGCGCTCGCCCGAGGCGATGGCGGCCGACACGAAGTCGCGCCCGCGCAGCGCCAGCGCCTGCGAGCGCAGCACCCGCGCCCCCCAGGCCCAGCCGGTGAGCGCGATGACGATGATGATGGACCACACGCCGCCGCCCCGCAGGAAGGCGCTGGCGATGATGAGCAGCGGCAACCCCGGCAGCACCAGGAACACGTTGACGAGCACGTTGATGGCCTCGTCGGTCTTGCCCCCGAAGTAGGCCGCCGTGAGCCCCAGCGACGTGCCGATGAAGGTGGCGACGATGCCGGCCGCGAAGCCGATGAGCAGCGTGAGCCGCGCGCCGTACAGCAGTTGCGTCCAGATGTCCTGGCCCAGCGCGGTCGTGCCCAGGAGGTGCCCGGCCTGCGGCGGCAGCCACGTCCCGAAGTCCTGCGAGGTGGGTGAGTAGGGCGTAAGCAGCGGCGCGAAGAGCGCCAGCGCGAACATGAGGAGCAGCAGCGCTGCCCCGGCCGCCGCGCGTGGCGAGCGCCGCAGGAAGGTCAGGAGATTTCTCATCCGGCCTTCCCGTCGCGCACGCGCGGGTCGAGGACGGCGTACAGCGCGTCCACGATGAAGTTGGCGATGAGCACCGCCAGCGCGATGAACAGGAAGATGGCCTGCATGAGCGGGTAGTCCAGGGTGGTCACGGCGTTGTAGAGCTGGAGTCCCAGCCCCGGGTACGAGAACACCGTCTCGGTCAGGATACTGCCGCCCACCACGAAGCCCAGCGCCATGCCGAAGGCCGTGAAGCTCGGCAGCAGGGCGTTACGCAGCACGTAGCGGTTCAGCAGCCGGCCTTCGCTCAGGCCCTTGGCGCGGGCGAAGGCGACGTAGTCCTCGCCCATCACACCCATCACGTTGTTGCGCATGGTGATCAGCCAGCCGCCCGCCGCCGTCACCACGATGGTCAGGGCCGGCAGCGCGGCGTGACGCAGCAGGCTCTTCCACCAGTCGGCGCTGAACTGCGTCAGGAAGGGGTCGAGGCTGCCGCTCAGCGGAAAGGTGCCGGTGCGGAAGGCCAGCAGGTACAGCAGCAGCAGCGCGAACCAGAAGTACGGCATGGAGTTCAGGAACAGGGCGATGGGCGGCAGGGCGTCGGCCACCCGCCCCCCCCGGCGCCACGCGCTGTAGAGCCCCAGGGCGCTGCCGAGCAGGAAGGCCAGGACGGTGCAGACCCCCACCAGCCCGATGGTCCAGGGCGCGGCCTGGGCGACGATGTCCACGACCGGCGTCGGAAACTGCCCGATGGAGCGCCCGAAGTCGCCGCGCAGCATGTGGCCCAGGTAGGTGACGTACTGCGTCAGGAGGTTGCCCTGGTCGTTCAGGCCGTAGGCGACCGTCAGGGCGTCCACCGCCGAGGGGTCGAGCTTGCCCTGGTACTTGGCGAGCATGGCGCCGATGGGGTCGCCGGGCACGAGGCGCGGCAGGACGAAATTGAGCGTCACCGCCGCCCAGAGGGTGAGCAGCAGAAACAGGAATTTGCGCAGCAGGTAGGGCATGGACACCTCGAACAGACTCGGCCGGGAGGCGGGCAAGACCTCCCGGCCTCCCCGGCGGGCTTACTTGGGCTTGACGTTCAGGTACAGCAGGCGGGCGCCCGCCGTGTCGTCGGCCGTCCCCGCGTTGTAGGGGTTCTGGGCAGTCGGGAAGCCGGTGAAGCGCACCGTCGAGTAATTCGAGAACTCCGAGCGGTCCGTCAGCGGCAGCCAGGGCATGTCGGTCATAACCGCCTTAACGATGGTCGCCATGGCCTTTTTCTGAGTGGCCGCGTCGCTGGTGCTCTGGAACTGTGTCAGGGCCGCCGTGACGGCGGGGTTGGTGTAGCGCGAGAGGTTGCTGGGCGCGGTCTTGCCCACCGGCGCGCTGTACTCGGGCCCGAAGCTCTGGTTGAACAGGTAGTAGGGGGTCGGGCCGCCGCCCCAGCCCCAGCTGATGCCCATGTCGAAGGTGCCGGTCTGCAGGCCACCCGCGTAGCTGCTCCAGGCCTGCTGGTCAATCTGGGTGTTCAGGCCGATCTTCTTGAGGTCGCCGCCGATGACCTGCGCCATCGTGATGAAGTCGGTCCAGCCCGCGCCGACCAGAATCTTGAAGGTGGGCAGGGGCTTGCCGTCTTTGCCCAGACGCACGCCCTGAGCATTCTTCTTGTAGCCGGCCTTGGTCAGGGCGGCGTCGGCGGCGGCCATGTCGTACTTCAGGCTGGGGGTGCCGGCCGGGAGCCACTGCGCCTGCTGCCCCGGGATGATGCCGCTGCTGTGCGCGGCCTTGGCGGCCCCGGCGTAGGCCTTCTCGGCCACGTTCGCAGTGTTCACCGCCTGCGAGATAGCGCGCCGGAAGGCTGGGTCGTTGAAGGGCGCCTTGGTGGTGTTGAAGTATAGGTAGTTGTCACCCGTCACCGGCCACCAGAACTGGTTGTTGGGGCCCTTCTTCTGGTAGCCGTTCACGGGGTCGGCCTGCCCGACGTAGCCGTAATCGGCCTCACCCTTAAGCAGTTTGAGAAGCGCGGCGTCGTTGCTGTTCGTCGAGACCCACACCACCGCGTCGATGTAGGGCTGGCCCTTCATCCAGTAGTTGGGGTTTTTCAGCACGCGCAGGGCCTGCTGACTGTAGGCGTCAAAGGTGAAGGGGCCGGTGCCCACTGGCTTGGCGTTCGTCTCGGTGAGAGGCGAGCTGATCTTGCTCCAGATCGCTTCGGGCACGATCATCTGCCCGGCGATGTAGGGGAAGATGGTCGTGTTGGCCTTGGAGAAGGTCAGGATCAGGGTCGTGTCGTTCGTGGCCTTGGCGCTCGCCAGCCCGTTTTTCCAGATGGCCGACGTGTCCAGCGCCGGGTACTGCTTGAGGTAGTTGAAGGTAAAGGCCGCGTCGCGGGCGCTAAAGGCCGAGCCGTCGTGCCACTTCACGCCGGGGCGGGTGCTGACGGTCAGGGTCTTGTTGTCGGCGCTCCAGGTGTACTTGGTGCCTAGGACCGGCGTCACCTTGCCGTTCAGGGTGTTCACGTAGAACAGCGACTCGTAGATGGCGCTGTTGGTCGGCAGCAGGTGCTGGTCGCCCGGCGCAAACGGGTTGAAGTTCTGCGCGCCCCACTGGGTCGGACGCACCACGGTAAAGACGTTCTTGGGCTGCTGCGCGTGGACGGAGACGGTCAGGGCAGCGGCGAGCACGGCGGTCAGGGTGAGGCGCTTCTTCATGGACGGTCCTTTCGGGACCAGAGCGGGTCCCGGCGCACAAGACAGGGTGTGCTGCGTCAACTGGATTGGGGGGTTTAAGTCGCTGCGGCTTCAGCTGGTGGAGATGGAGAGGACTCGCCAAAAAACTGCTCGACCACCAGGCCAGCAGCGCCGCGCGCCCAGGCGTCGTCGCCCCACGGGTCAATCAGGAGTGGGAGAGTCTGGGCGTCAGCGGTATGCAGGTGGGCGTAGAGGGCGGCGCGCATCGGCGCGAACAGCGGCTCGCCTAGGCGCACGCCCTCGCCGCCCACGATGATCAGTTCGGGGTCCAGCCAGTTGGCAGCCTGCGCCAGCGCGCGGCCCAATCGCGTGCCGGCGTCCGTCACCAGGGTCAGAGCGCCAGGGTCCCCGTCCGCCACCAGGGCAGCAAAGTCGACGGCGTTCGGCACATCTGCGCCCGACTCGGCCAGTTGCTGCGCCAGGCTGGGCTCGGCGGCGTAGGCCTCCAGGCAGCCGCGCTTGCCGCACTCGCACACCCGGCCACCCGGTTCCGAGAGCAGATGCCCCAACTCGCCTGCGCCGCCCCGGCCGCCCCGGTACAGTTCGCCTCCCAGCACCAGCCCCGAGCCGATGCCGCGCCCCACCGTGACCACCAGAAAGTCGCGGGCGTGCTTGCCCCGGCCCACCAGCCGCTCGGCGGTGGCGAAGGCGTTCACGTCGTTGTCGGCCCACACCGGCACCCCCAGGGCGTCCGAGATCAGGCCGGTGATGGGCACCTCGGTCCAGTCCAGCCGGTAGGACTTCAGGCAGGTCCCTGTGTGCGGGTCAATGTTGCCCGGCAGACCCAGCCCCACGCCGCCCAGCCGGGCGCGACTCAAGCCCGCTTGTGCCAGTAGCAAGTTGGTGGCTTCCACAGCGGCGGCCGTGACCCGTTGCGGGGTGTGGTCGCTGTACGTCACGGTCAGGTCGCCCAGGACACTCAACGAGAGATCGGTCAGCACCGCTTCCAGATGGGTCTCCATCACCTTGAGTCCCACGGCGAAATGCCCGGCATAGTTCACGTCCAGCGGTACCGCCCGACCCCGGCTGGTGTGCTGGGCCTGCTCAACCAGCAGGGCTTCGGTCAGGAGGTCGGCCGTTACGAAAGAAACGGCGGCGGGACTGAGTTGGGTTCGTTCCGCCAGTTGGGTTCGGCTGAGCGGGCCACAGCGGCGAAGCTCGTTGAGAATCATGGTTCGGTGGATGACCCGCGCGGCTCGCTGGTCCACTTTCTGGGAGCGCATCTCGTCTCCTTTATTTAATTAATTTAATGGGTCTACAGTACCTCCGGCAAAAAGGAGCTGTCAAGCCAGGAAGGTCAGGATCAGGCCGCCATGCTCCTGCATACATTTTCACTGAGCA harbors:
- a CDS encoding M23 family metallopeptidase, which produces MTVGSVVKFCLLCLTVCPTGIGTASAHSGKPAAFSSLPRPTGQYGLPFASPPGPDTWLLGQFYGNTAFAYEQRRTLYGNGQGMHFGLDFSAPCGTPVVAITDGVVSEVDGPHGSAPHNLVINHPDGLSSLYGHLLSKPAVKVGQRVRRGEVVARSGDSQGTCVSEPHLHLEIRDHSHQLLFNPVGYLRADWASLGLVNPDMAGAGFQQDLRQPSAWQTPEDQPSVRLHGPLLNNFAQPWPPLAPRTPVKK
- a CDS encoding ABC transporter ATP-binding protein gives rise to the protein MPPTDAMPTVPALELDGLTKVFTVGRSGRSVTAVNDVTLTLGRGEVLGLVGESGSGKSTVARLLSRLHEPTRGALRLNGQPVPARLSGRSLQSFRRQVQMIFQDPFASLNPLHTVGYIVGRPLQIHGLARGREVGPQVAALLERVGLSPGADYAAKRPHELSGGQRQRVVIARALAARPGVILADEPTSALDVSIRLDIMNLLLDLRDQEGLSMLFITHDLAGARYMSDRVAVMYAGHLVEIGPSEAVIGTPQMPYTQLLRSAAPKPEGNFGAGPLEARGEVPDLGHLPPGCPFEPRCPHARAACREGLPRLYDVGPGHQARCILHDPVLAAQPTLPEQQGHSQRPAAPHAQI
- a CDS encoding glycoside hydrolase family 3 protein, whose translation is MPQHIPFVEDLLARMTLDEKIGQMTQPEKNSVKPGDVARLGLGSVLSGGGGNPDPNSPRGWRDMVTAFIAEAQESRLKIPLLYGSDAVHGHNNVVGATIFPHNVGLGATNDPELLRRIGRATALEAAATNVRWAFAPAVSIPQDFRWGRSYEGYGQDPALVGRLAAALVEGFKGEGWNSATAVLPSVKHFIADGATDWGSGKRARMTDPDHDRTLAIAQMGEDFVTLLDKGAWQIDQGDSTIDEETLRAVHLPPYRAAIEAGALNVMVSYSSWQGLKMHAHCYLITDVLKGELGFEGFVVSDWEGVQQVSPDFDTAVRESVNAGVDMVMVPFDYESFIASLRRAVEAGEVSGERIDDAVRRILNTKHALGLFGQPHTDPALLSEVGSDAHRALAREAAAKSAVLLKNGGVFPLPEDARLLVAGKAADDLGLQCGGWTITWMGGEGATTTGTTLLEGLRAGAGGRRIEYAPAGEGEERFPVGLVVLAEEPYAEGMGDRSSLALTDEHRALVARMRARCDQVAVVLYSGRPLIVAPDLEGWDAFVAAWLPGSEGAGLADVLLGARPFTGRLSFDWPRTLADLPRREGSDALFRVGAGQTTDVAEERSPVTG
- a CDS encoding winged helix-turn-helix transcriptional regulator, producing MQPVKKQGDDSVRSGCPVSLGLDIFGDRWTLLIVRDLMFGGKRHFREMLASEEHISSNILADRLKLLLAQDIVTAAPDPDHAQKVIYRLTEKGVALYPVLMAISEWSYQYRPVEERYLAGDPAANRADQVQQMADLRRTHLE
- a CDS encoding SDR family NAD(P)-dependent oxidoreductase, translated to MPNDLHTNADPLTSLPHDTRLAGQKAIVTGSTSGIGEAIAHVLAASGAEVVVSGRDAARARRVADAVTSAGGRAWAVPADLSGSYAELRAFAQAATAAFGGGVDILVNNAGVYPVTPTELLPDHDLDALLATNIRAPHVLVAALAPGMAARGSGHIVNIGSWMGRVGTTSGAMYTASKAALEQMTRNWAAEYGPRGVRVNTVAPGATLTPGNADLAAVLDAMTSATVSGRPVRPIDVAYGVRFLVSSEAAFVQGNILDVDGGMLSTRLRF
- a CDS encoding ABC transporter permease, whose product is MPYLLRKFLFLLLTLWAAVTLNFVLPRLVPGDPIGAMLAKYQGKLDPSAVDALTVAYGLNDQGNLLTQYVTYLGHMLRGDFGRSIGQFPTPVVDIVAQAAPWTIGLVGVCTVLAFLLGSALGLYSAWRRGGRVADALPPIALFLNSMPYFWFALLLLYLLAFRTGTFPLSGSLDPFLTQFSADWWKSLLRHAALPALTIVVTAAGGWLITMRNNVMGVMGEDYVAFARAKGLSEGRLLNRYVLRNALLPSFTAFGMALGFVVGGSILTETVFSYPGLGLQLYNAVTTLDYPLMQAIFLFIALAVLIANFIVDALYAVLDPRVRDGKAG
- a CDS encoding dipeptide/oligopeptide/nickel ABC transporter permease/ATP-binding protein; the encoded protein is MRNLLTFLRRSPRAAAGAALLLLMFALALFAPLLTPYSPTSQDFGTWLPPQAGHLLGTTALGQDIWTQLLYGARLTLLIGFAAGIVATFIGTSLGLTAAYFGGKTDEAINVLVNVFLVLPGLPLLIIASAFLRGGGVWSIIIVIALTGWAWGARVLRSQALALRGRDFVSAAIASGERPLRIIFAEMLPNLAGLIAASFFGTALYAVLSEAGLAYLGMGDVSQVTWGTMLYWAGARGALLQGAWWWIAAPGLMIALLGTAFALINFGIDEITNPRIVNAGMGRRRDRRPAGRAKTAPALAATPAPTAAPLLAVSHLDAGYLTPRTGRAGSGRVRAVRDVSLDIAPGEFVGLAGESGCGKSTLAFAATRLLEAPGTVFGGESRLSGQDLLSLSPEELRWVRWRDYSVVFQASMNILNPVLRVREQVYDAMQAHGVKDPARLEARARALFELVGIRPDYLGAYPHQLSGGMKQRVVIAIALALEPKLVVMDEPTTALDVVVQRQILQEIDAARRRLGISVIFITHDLSLLVEMSDRIAIMYAGEIIEEAPAADLYARPLHPYTERLMHAFPPLDGPRERRGGIPGRPPPLSAELPGCPFFDRCPSRMPGRCDTQKPASVEIAPGHRVACFLHSSAVKPQEYPDAAD
- a CDS encoding LysM peptidoglycan-binding domain-containing protein, which codes for MRRNLFWRFTLLATLLTSPALAATYTVKAGDTLYSLARSMGLTVAQLQALNGLTGTNLKVGQVLALPGVGVPSVSPAPLSVPTPSEVPNLDPAAGRVSRSGCCPHPVWAADGESLLFLDRPASREVGLYSVPADGTEPSGTWRLPPTLLSESGLYGLQPTGAATARAVPLGDPLGVPVTVPTSGRDAMWSLGGRLAWPTYGAGDRTDWIPLTVFAADPFRGKTPVASRPVVTVYGGRLVGWLNEDTLLVTGRLARNDARRSVLTVDLATGRTRVLAQGQQLSGVRASPDGTQVLFQVTLDTAGRNGLFVVAVAGGAAWPVPTFGSGRWQDNTRLLLIPYEPGLASHRLLRVDVTTGQTEELLSLADKIAGDDWQVAPDGLRVVYRSAQDQSLRVLPVLR